Within Deinococcus sp. YIM 134068, the genomic segment TGAACGCCGTGCGGTGGAACGGGATGGGGGTGCCCTTCCGCACCGACGCCGCCCTCCAGAAGCTCATCGCCACGCTGCCCGCGCCGCTCGTGCCGGGGCAGGAGGCGCGGCTGACCGTGGTGTACGGGGGACGGCCCGGTGTGGTCCTCGATCCGGGCTTCAGCACGCCCCTTCAGCTCGGCTGGCAGAGTGTCCCGGCGGCAGACGGGAGGGCGGGGGCCAACTTCACCCTCAGCGAGCCGAACGGCACGCATACCTTCCTGCCGTCGAACGACCACCCCTCCGACAAGGCGAGCTTCACCACGCGCGTCACCGTGCCGGAGGGCTTCACGGCGGCGGCGAGCGGGGTGGAGGGGCCGGTCACGACGGGAAGCGGGACGCGGACCTTCACCTTCACGCAGACGCGGCCCATCCCGACCTACGCGCTGGGCATCCACGTCAACCGCTTCGACCGGGTGACGGCCCCCGCCGTGCCCGTGGGCGTGAACGGGTCGCCCGTCGCGCGGCGCGACTACTTCCCGGTGGGCACGCCGGGGAACGTCCGCGCCGTGTACGACCGCACCGAACGGGCGTTGCGGGTGCTGTCGGAGTGGTTCGGGCCGTACCCCTTCGCGGCCTACGGGGTGGCGCTCGTGACGCCCCGGCTGCCCGCGCTGGAGACGGCGACCCTCAGCACCATCCCACCCAACCTCGCCACCGAGCGCACCGCCGTCCACGAACTCGCGCACCAGTGGTTCGGCAACGACCTCTCACCCGCGACGTGGGCCGACGTGTGGCTGAGCGAGGGCTTCGCCACCTACGCCGAACTCCTGTGGGCCGAGGCGCTGGGCGAGAACGGGCAGGCGGTCGCCGCGCGCTGGTACGACGGCCAGGTGCGGGGAGGGACACGCCCGCTCGTCG encodes:
- a CDS encoding M1 family metallopeptidase, whose protein sequence is MKLFSKRNLLLLSALSVGWTVAQTSLPATPPQVAAPAETLNDPIFPGLGQAGLDVRHYDLSLTVERPGTPEFYGSVTLTLASTRPLGEIRLDFLGPTVNAVRWNGMGVPFRTDAALQKLIATLPAPLVPGQEARLTVVYGGRPGVVLDPGFSTPLQLGWQSVPAADGRAGANFTLSEPNGTHTFLPSNDHPSDKASFTTRVTVPEGFTAAASGVEGPVTTGSGTRTFTFTQTRPIPTYALGIHVNRFDRVTAPAVPVGVNGSPVARRDYFPVGTPGNVRAVYDRTERALRVLSEWFGPYPFAAYGVALVTPRLPALETATLSTIPPNLATERTAVHELAHQWFGNDLSPATWADVWLSEGFATYAELLWAEALGENGQAVAARWYDGQVRGGTRPLVATREAQLFDRSAYQRGALALHALRAAVGDDAFRAFLRAHVARFSGGTLGTADFLAFSRTQTGERGEAALRMWVESPTLPALPVMAGR